A stretch of the Candidatus Binataceae bacterium genome encodes the following:
- the miaB gene encoding tRNA (N6-isopentenyl adenosine(37)-C2)-methylthiotransferase MiaB, whose translation MIETTTSSEAARVYLETYGCQMNIADSQTVAAVLRQAGYGVAIRPEEADIILLNTCAIREHAEDRVIGRLSDLARLKGSRPQLQLGLLGCMAQHNRAALMARAPWLDLVAGPDTYRRLPELLGRAQSGPAQSDFAVDVRLDRGETYADISPDYESGVRAYVTAMRGCDRFCTFCVVPYVRGRERSVPPADLLREVRALAARGVKEVVMLGQTVNAYRHDATDFAALLRRLAEVDGIERIRFTSPHPCDMTPALIATMASEPKVQPYLHLPLQSGSDRVLAAMERGYTVDQYLDLVARLRSAIPDLALSTDIIVGFHGEEERDFAATLELLRAIRFDSAFSFKYSVREHTRAHRLGDSVSEAEKGRRLAEVIALQEEIALERNRALIGHNFAVLVEGPARRGAGKLAGKTPQFKTAVFSGTAAISAGDSVQVRVEAATGHSLMGAIVASAQ comes from the coding sequence ATGATTGAGACTACCACTAGCTCCGAGGCGGCGCGGGTTTATCTCGAGACCTACGGCTGCCAGATGAATATCGCCGACTCGCAGACGGTCGCCGCGGTGCTGCGCCAGGCCGGCTATGGGGTGGCGATCCGTCCCGAGGAAGCCGACATAATCCTGCTTAATACCTGCGCGATTCGCGAGCATGCCGAGGATCGTGTGATCGGCCGCTTGAGCGACCTCGCGCGGCTCAAAGGCTCGCGTCCGCAGCTCCAGCTCGGGCTGCTCGGATGCATGGCGCAGCACAATCGCGCGGCCCTGATGGCGCGGGCGCCCTGGCTCGACCTCGTCGCCGGGCCCGACACCTATCGGCGGCTGCCCGAGCTGCTCGGCCGCGCCCAATCCGGCCCAGCGCAATCCGACTTCGCAGTTGACGTGCGGCTCGATCGCGGCGAGACCTATGCCGACATCTCGCCTGACTACGAGTCAGGCGTGCGCGCCTATGTCACTGCGATGCGCGGGTGCGATCGCTTTTGCACCTTCTGCGTGGTTCCCTACGTGCGCGGGCGCGAGCGCAGCGTGCCGCCCGCTGATCTCCTCCGCGAAGTTCGCGCGCTCGCCGCGCGCGGGGTCAAGGAAGTCGTGATGTTAGGCCAGACCGTCAATGCCTATCGCCACGATGCGACCGATTTCGCCGCGCTGCTGCGCCGGCTCGCGGAGGTCGACGGCATCGAGCGGATTCGTTTCACCTCGCCCCATCCATGCGACATGACGCCGGCGCTGATCGCCACGATGGCGAGCGAACCCAAGGTGCAGCCGTACTTGCATCTGCCGCTGCAATCGGGCTCGGATCGGGTGCTCGCTGCGATGGAGCGCGGCTATACGGTCGATCAATATCTCGACCTCGTCGCGCGACTGCGCTCGGCGATCCCCGACCTCGCGCTCTCGACCGATATCATCGTCGGCTTTCACGGCGAGGAGGAGCGCGATTTCGCGGCTACGCTCGAGCTCTTGCGCGCGATTCGCTTCGACTCCGCTTTCTCCTTCAAATATTCGGTGCGCGAGCACACGCGCGCCCATCGCCTGGGTGATTCCGTGAGCGAAGCCGAAAAGGGCCGCCGGCTCGCCGAGGTCATCGCGCTTCAGGAGGAGATTGCGCTGGAGCGTAATCGCGCCCTGATCGGCCATAACTTTGCCGTGTTGGTCGAGGGTCCGGCGCGGCGCGGAGCCGGAAAGCTTGCGGGCAAGACGCCGCAATTCAAGACCGCGGTGTTTAGCGGGACGGCCGCAATCTCCGCTGGCGATTCGGTTCAGGTCCGAGTCGAAGCGGCGACCGGCCATTCGCTGATGGGCGCGATCGTCGCAAGTGCGCAGTGA
- a CDS encoding 2OG-Fe(II) oxygenase: protein MNKLDWAQLRVELDERGYAMIPPILTPGECASLIALYDQRDRFRSKVDMARLRFGLGEYKYFAAPIPPLVATLRATLYPAVAAIANDWMAALRSAERFPAALDVFLDHCHRSGQTKPTPLMLRYTAGGYNCLHQDLYGEVVFPLQFTFMLSAEVDYRGGEFLLMEQRPRAQSRGHAVRLELGAAILFATRYRPMRSTRGYYRVNVRHGVATVDAGARFTLGIIFHDAK, encoded by the coding sequence TTGAACAAACTCGACTGGGCGCAGCTTCGCGTCGAGCTCGACGAACGCGGCTACGCGATGATCCCGCCGATCCTCACGCCGGGGGAATGCGCGAGCCTGATCGCGCTCTACGACCAACGCGACCGTTTTCGCAGCAAAGTCGATATGGCGCGACTGCGCTTCGGGCTCGGTGAGTACAAGTATTTTGCTGCGCCGATTCCGCCCCTGGTGGCAACTCTGCGCGCGACGCTCTACCCCGCCGTCGCCGCGATCGCCAACGACTGGATGGCCGCGCTGCGCAGCGCCGAGCGTTTTCCTGCCGCCCTCGACGTCTTCCTTGATCATTGCCATCGGAGCGGGCAGACCAAGCCGACGCCGCTGATGTTGCGCTACACGGCGGGCGGCTACAACTGCCTTCATCAGGACCTTTATGGCGAGGTCGTCTTCCCGCTGCAGTTCACCTTTATGTTGAGCGCCGAGGTGGATTACCGTGGCGGCGAGTTCCTCCTGATGGAACAGCGGCCGCGCGCACAATCGCGCGGCCATGCGGTCCGCCTGGAACTGGGCGCTGCGATTTTATTCGCGACCCGCTACCGCCCGATGCGGAGCACGCGGGGCTATTACCGAGTCAACGTCAGGCACGGGGTCGCGACGGTTGACGCGGGCGCCCGCTTCACTCTCGGAATCATTTTCCACGACGCGAAATAA
- a CDS encoding PPOX class F420-dependent oxidoreductase yields the protein MATIPENYLDLLGAKKAFANIATVLKDGSPQVTPVWFDYTGGKIRVNTARGRVKAKTMRMGAPVALAIMDPENPYRYLQIRGKIVSVSENGANAHIDSLAKKYLDQDKYPFHQPGDVRVMYEIEPASAQAMG from the coding sequence ATGGCAACGATTCCCGAGAATTACCTGGACCTGCTCGGCGCCAAGAAGGCTTTCGCGAATATCGCGACAGTCCTGAAGGACGGTTCGCCGCAGGTCACCCCGGTATGGTTCGACTACACCGGCGGCAAAATCCGCGTCAACACGGCGCGCGGCCGCGTCAAGGCGAAGACGATGCGGATGGGCGCGCCGGTTGCGCTCGCGATCATGGACCCGGAAAATCCCTACCGTTATCTGCAGATTCGCGGCAAGATCGTCAGCGTCTCCGAGAACGGCGCCAACGCCCATATCGATTCCCTGGCCAAGAAGTACCTCGACCAGGACAAATATCCGTTCCACCAGCCGGGCGACGTCCGTGTGATGTACGAAATCGAGCCGGCGTCGGCGCAGGCGATGGGGTAA
- a CDS encoding polymer-forming cytoskeletal protein — MALFNNKEQDRNARAEVLPKTAPLVQATPPSATPAVASSPEKPSMRAGVAPSTAGAYLDGGSKISGKLSFDGPSRIDGQVDGEINAKDSLTIGETAVVTAQIRAASIVVAGKVSGDISASNRIEIRPSARIIGNLAAPVLVVHEGATFEGHCSMTPEGVRDERKVTMFPKEERLSPVNQVSPVNQAVGQKQA, encoded by the coding sequence ATGGCATTATTCAATAACAAGGAACAGGATCGGAACGCGCGGGCGGAAGTTCTACCAAAGACCGCTCCGCTGGTGCAGGCTACACCCCCATCGGCCACCCCTGCCGTCGCGAGTAGCCCGGAGAAGCCCTCGATGCGCGCGGGCGTCGCGCCTTCCACCGCAGGCGCGTATCTCGACGGCGGATCGAAGATCAGCGGCAAGCTGTCCTTCGACGGCCCCAGCCGCATCGACGGGCAGGTGGATGGCGAGATTAACGCCAAGGACAGCCTGACAATCGGCGAGACCGCGGTCGTGACAGCGCAGATCCGCGCCGCCTCGATTGTGGTCGCGGGCAAAGTCAGCGGCGACATCTCCGCGAGCAACCGGATCGAGATTCGCCCTTCCGCCAGGATAATCGGCAATTTGGCTGCGCCCGTGTTGGTGGTTCATGAGGGCGCAACCTTCGAGGGCCATTGCTCGATGACGCCGGAGGGCGTGCGCGACGAACGCAAGGTGACGATGTTCCCGAAGGAGGAGCGGCTGAGCCCGGTGAATCAGGTGAGCCCGGTGAATCAGGCGGTCGGGCAAAAGCAGGCCTGA